A window of the Zeugodacus cucurbitae isolate PBARC_wt_2022May chromosome 2, idZeuCucr1.2, whole genome shotgun sequence genome harbors these coding sequences:
- the LOC105221566 gene encoding dihydrofolate reductase: MLNFNLIVAVCENFGIGVKGELPWRLRSELKYFSSTTRRRLDPKKQNVAIMGRRTFFAIPEDKRPLFDRLNVVLSTTLKATDLPESVLLFPNLESAMQQLEQSELREQIETVWIVGGSGVYKEALISPRCNRIYLTKILQQFECDTFFPEIPADFQEVKLDPEIPMGIQEEGGIQYEYKVLEKRK; this comes from the exons AtgctcaattttaatttaatagttgCTGTTTGTGAAAATTTCGGTATTGGTGTGAAAGGTGAACTTCCATGGCGTCTAAG GTCAGAGCTCAAATACTTTTCATCTACTACAAGGAGACGGTTGGATCCGAAAAAACAAAATGTGGCCATAATGGGACGAAGAACTTTTTTTGCTATACCTGAAGATAAGCGTCCCCTATTTGACCGACTTAATGTAGTGTTAAGTACAACACTCAAGGCCACAGATCTACCAGAAAGCGTGCTACTCTTTCCCAACTTGGAATCGGCAATGCAACAGTTAGAGCAATCCGAATTAAGGGAACAAATAGAAACAGTGTGGATTGTTGGTGGCAGTGGAGTATACAAGGAGGCATTAATTTCACCAAGATGTAACcgaatatatttaacaaaaatccTTCAACAATTTGAGTGTGATACTTTCTTCCCTGAGATTCCAGCTGATTTTCAAGAAGTGAAACTAGACCCAGAAATTCCAATGGGCATCCAAGAAGAGGGAGGCATACAATATGAATATAAAGTATTGGAAAAACGAAAATag
- the Dhfr_2 gene encoding succinate dehydrogenase assembly factor 3, mitochondrial, whose translation MSKIIIDQLTHAQKVRILYKTILRLHRGLPEELRDLGDKYARDEFRRHLTCSPMEAQLFITEWAKYAVTITSQLGLKGKAKGTIGDQLETSTVEMLKDDQVIQLYELMLAARGIEGETITAEDLHRAK comes from the exons ATgtctaaaataattattgatcAACTGACACACGCACAAAAGGTGCgtattttgtataaaacaatCTTACGTTTGCACAGAG GTTTACCAGAAGAACTTCGGGATTTGGGTGATAAATATGCTCGCGATGAATTTCGTCGTCACCTTACTTGTTCACCTATGGAGGCCCAACTATTTATAACAGAATGGGCG AAGTATGCAGTAACGATTACTTCACAATTAGGACTGAAAGGCAAAGCAAAGGGTACAATAGGTGACCAATTGGAAACAAGCACTGTGGAAATGCTTAAAGACGACCAAGTGATACAATTATATGAACTAATGTTGGCTGCTAGGGGCATTGAAGGTGAAACAATTACAGCTGAAGATTTACATCGGGCTAAATAA